The following proteins come from a genomic window of Miscanthus floridulus cultivar M001 chromosome 2, ASM1932011v1, whole genome shotgun sequence:
- the LOC136539876 gene encoding U3 small nucleolar RNA-associated protein 14-like isoform X2 — MPKKAAMRRGKPPAPGQGKRRRHGPQLSKAMRRELDAMGPGPARGSDDEEGSDVVAEDVYEYEEGVPEEESGKNGRYDAVAKYEYNFDSDASDADEDVPSEEGEDMEEDDNDDGDDEDKQIRILQETTGMPREAFGGKKRKQPLELPLQHGDGDGPVTIHDLLDNVQGKPGYSKIRKRLQQQEKKPMVVLAPLPKVERDKIERNVTFQKSKNELTKWEGIVKTNREAPVLYFENDTNLGVNTVAAIASEFKPRTEFEKRIAEITQSTDIIEAHKNDGAKILELNKIDVEDVRERQNRLAKMRSLLFRHEMKAKRVKKIKSRTYHRMLKKDKLKAASADFEADPEAVKDHARKQEFKRAEERMTLKHKNTSQWAKRIIKRGLSVQDEGTRAAIAAQLQQNTLLTRKMNSMKDDSSSEESSDDDEDESDSEAKILNRGKEKILKALEEDNEIPNSAVFSLPFMERAMKKREEATYEEARQALEEYDDSLKKLEENNTEQNEDSIKVSGKRTFGPVKNTHEEFKKRRKLHDTENSSDSEYDSEPAQHLSNNEVTMKHDDIQLGNALLDDEPQNDIYKSFNDIKKNPGPKTTFEVGMLAGDSWKKVKSNKGNGQSNGNGITNKSKLPVPSIVDPKPKDHNSDSDSEEEMVEGFLTVSDRKENYELPSQADLIRQAFAGDDVEAEFEKDKMDVLNEENPEPEKPALVPGWGQWTDIQQKKGLPSWMIKEHEVAKRNRQEALKRRKDSKLKHVIISEHVDKKVEKYSARNLPFPFTSKDAYEQSIRMPIGPDFNPVISVSALNRPAIVKKPGVIIKPIQYEEVNPHEKPDEPKRVIQRATPNQNAKKAFAKQGKGATSQKRK; from the exons ATGCCGAAAAAGGCCGCCATGCGGCGCGGCAAGCCGCCCGCCCCCGGCCAAGGGAAGAGGCGGCGCCACGGGCCGCAGCTCTCCAAGGCGATGCGTCGGGAGCTCGACGCGATGGGGCCTGGCCCTGCCCGCGGATCCGACGATGAGGAGGGGTCTGACGTGGTGGCCGAGGACGTGTACGAGTACGAGGAAGGGGTGCCCGAGGAGGAGTCCGGCAAGAACGGCCGCTACGACGCCGTGGCCAAGTACGAGTACAATTTCGACAGCGACGCCTCCGATGCG GATGAGGATGTGCCTTCGGAGGAAGGCGAGGATATGGAGGAAGATGATAATGACGACGGTGACGATGAGGACAAGCAGATAAGAATACTTCAGGAGACGACTGGAATGCCCAGAGAAGCTTTCGGTG GAAAGAAGAGGAAACAGCCATTGGAGCTGCCTCTGCAGCATGGTGATGGAGATGGACCTGTCACAATTCATGATCTCTTGGACAATGTCCAGGGGAAACCTGGGTATAGCAAGATCCGTAAGAGGCTGCAGCAGCAGGAGAAAAAACCGATGGTCGTGCTAGCCCCACTTCCAAAAGTAGAGAGGGACAAGATTGAGCGCAACGTGACGTTTCAGAAATCCAAGAATGAGCTAACAAAGTGGGAAGGAATTGTGAAGACTAACAGGGAAGCTCCTGTACTATACTTTGAAAATGATACCAACTTGGGTGTGAACACTGTTGCTGCAATTGCTAGCGAATTTAAACCAAGGACTGAGTTTGAGAAGAGGATTGCTGAGATTACGCAAAGCACTGATATAATAGAAGCACACAAGAACGATGGTGCCAAAATCCTGGAACTTAACAAG ATTGATGTGGAAGATGTGAGAGAACGCCAAAACCGCCTTGCTAAGATGCGCAGCCTTCTATTTCGCCATGAGATGAAAGCAAAGCGTGTGAAAAAGATCAAGTCCAGGACATATCACCGGATGTTGAAGAAGGACAAATTGAAGGCAGCATCAGCAGATTTCGAGGCAGATCCTGAAGCTGTCAAAGATCATGCTAGGAAACAAGAATTTAAACGGGCAGAG GAAAGGATGACATTAAAGCACAAGAATACATCACAATGGGCAAAGCGAATCATCAAGCGTGGATTGTCTGTTCAAGATGAAGGCACCCGAGCTGCTATTGCAGCACAGCTCCAACAAAATACTCTTCTGACTAGAAAAATGAATTCCATGAAAGATGATTCTAGTAGTGAAGAAAgttcagatgatgatgaagatgagagtGACTCAGAAGCAAAAATCTTAAACAGAGGGAAAGAAAAGATTCTTAAAGCTCTTGAAGAAGACAATGAGATACCGAATTCTGCAGTTTTTTCGTTGCCTTTCATG GAGCGTGCTATGAAAAAACGTGAGGAAGCAACTTATGAGGAAGCACGACAGGCTCTTGAAGAATACGATGATTCCTTGAAGAAGTTGGAGGAGAATAACACTGAACAGAATGAAGACTCAATTAAGGTGTCAGGTAAAAGAACATTTGGGCCTGTCAAAAATACACACGAAGAGTTCAAGAAGAGGAGAAAATTACATGATACTGAAAACAGCAGTGATAGCGAGTATGATTCTGAGCCTGCCCAACATTTGAGCAATAATGAAGTAACTATGAAACATGATGATATCCAATTGGGGAATGCACTACTGGATGATGAACCGCAGAATGATATATACAAA AGCTTTAATGATATAAAAAAAAATCCTGGTCCTAAGACAACTTTTGAAGTTGGAATGTTAGCTGGTGATTCATGGAAGAAG GTCAAAAGTAATAAAGGAAATGGCCAGAGCAATGGCAATGGCATTACCAATAAATCCAAATTACCAGTTCCTTCTATTGTAGACCCAAAGCCTAAG GATCACAATTCTGATTCAGATTCCGAGGAAGAGATGGTTGAGGGCTTCTTGACTGTCTCTGACAGAAAGGAGAACTATGAACTTCCATCGCAAGCTGATCTCATACGTCAGGCTTTTGCTGGTGATGATGTTGAAGCTGAATTTGAGAAAGACAAAATGGATGTTTTAAATGAGGAGAATCCTGAACCTGAAAAGCCTGCTCTTGTTCCTGGCTGGGGCCAGTGGACAGACATCCAACAGAAAAAAGGACTTCCCTCATGGATGATAAAAGAACATGAAGTTGCTAAAAGAAATAGACAAGAAGCCTTGAAGAGGAGGAAGGACTCGAAGCTTAAGCACGTCATTATTTCTGAACATGTAGATAAGAAG GTTGAAAAGTATTCAGCAAGGAATTTGCCTTTCCCTTTCACGTCGAAAGATGCGTATGAGCAGAGCATCCGAATGCCTATTGGGCCTGATTTCAACCCAGTGATATCGGTTTCTGCTCTCAATCGACCTGCG ATTGTTAAGAAGCCCGGTGTTATCATCAAACCAATACAATATGAGGAGGTTAATCCCCATGAGAAGCCTGATGAACCAAAACGAGTCATTCAGAGAGCAACCCCAAACCAGAATGCAAAGAAAGCCTTTGCCAAACAAGGAAAGGGGGCAACTTCACAAAAGAGAAAGTGA
- the LOC136539876 gene encoding U3 small nucleolar RNA-associated protein 14-like isoform X1, with product MPKKAAMRRGKPPAPGQGKRRRHGPQLSKAMRRELDAMGPGPARGSDDEEGSDVVAEDVYEYEEGVPEEESGKNGRYDAVAKYEYNFDSDASDADEDVPSEEGEDMEEDDNDDGDDEDKQIRILQETTGMPREAFGGKKRKQPLELPLQHGDGDGPVTIHDLLDNVQGKPGYSKIRKRLQQQEKKPMVVLAPLPKVERDKIERNVTFQKSKNELTKWEGIVKTNREAPVLYFENDTNLGVNTVAAIASEFKPRTEFEKRIAEITQSTDIIEAHKNDGAKILELNKIDVEDVRERQNRLAKMRSLLFRHEMKAKRVKKIKSRTYHRMLKKDKLKAASADFEADPEAVKDHARKQEFKRAEERMTLKHKNTSQWAKRIIKRGLSVQDEGTRAAIAAQLQQNTLLTRKMNSMKDDSSSEESSDDDEDESDSEAKILNRGKEKILKALEEDNEIPNSAVFSLPFMERAMKKREEATYEEARQALEEYDDSLKKLEENNTEQNEDSIKVSGKRTFGPVKNTHEEFKKRRKLHDTENSSDSEYDSEPAQHLSNNEVTMKHDDIQLGNALLDDEPQNDIYKSFNDIKKNPGPKTTFEVGMLAGDSWKKVKSNKGNGQSNGNGITNKSKLPVPSIVDPKPKQQDHNSDSDSEEEMVEGFLTVSDRKENYELPSQADLIRQAFAGDDVEAEFEKDKMDVLNEENPEPEKPALVPGWGQWTDIQQKKGLPSWMIKEHEVAKRNRQEALKRRKDSKLKHVIISEHVDKKVEKYSARNLPFPFTSKDAYEQSIRMPIGPDFNPVISVSALNRPAIVKKPGVIIKPIQYEEVNPHEKPDEPKRVIQRATPNQNAKKAFAKQGKGATSQKRK from the exons ATGCCGAAAAAGGCCGCCATGCGGCGCGGCAAGCCGCCCGCCCCCGGCCAAGGGAAGAGGCGGCGCCACGGGCCGCAGCTCTCCAAGGCGATGCGTCGGGAGCTCGACGCGATGGGGCCTGGCCCTGCCCGCGGATCCGACGATGAGGAGGGGTCTGACGTGGTGGCCGAGGACGTGTACGAGTACGAGGAAGGGGTGCCCGAGGAGGAGTCCGGCAAGAACGGCCGCTACGACGCCGTGGCCAAGTACGAGTACAATTTCGACAGCGACGCCTCCGATGCG GATGAGGATGTGCCTTCGGAGGAAGGCGAGGATATGGAGGAAGATGATAATGACGACGGTGACGATGAGGACAAGCAGATAAGAATACTTCAGGAGACGACTGGAATGCCCAGAGAAGCTTTCGGTG GAAAGAAGAGGAAACAGCCATTGGAGCTGCCTCTGCAGCATGGTGATGGAGATGGACCTGTCACAATTCATGATCTCTTGGACAATGTCCAGGGGAAACCTGGGTATAGCAAGATCCGTAAGAGGCTGCAGCAGCAGGAGAAAAAACCGATGGTCGTGCTAGCCCCACTTCCAAAAGTAGAGAGGGACAAGATTGAGCGCAACGTGACGTTTCAGAAATCCAAGAATGAGCTAACAAAGTGGGAAGGAATTGTGAAGACTAACAGGGAAGCTCCTGTACTATACTTTGAAAATGATACCAACTTGGGTGTGAACACTGTTGCTGCAATTGCTAGCGAATTTAAACCAAGGACTGAGTTTGAGAAGAGGATTGCTGAGATTACGCAAAGCACTGATATAATAGAAGCACACAAGAACGATGGTGCCAAAATCCTGGAACTTAACAAG ATTGATGTGGAAGATGTGAGAGAACGCCAAAACCGCCTTGCTAAGATGCGCAGCCTTCTATTTCGCCATGAGATGAAAGCAAAGCGTGTGAAAAAGATCAAGTCCAGGACATATCACCGGATGTTGAAGAAGGACAAATTGAAGGCAGCATCAGCAGATTTCGAGGCAGATCCTGAAGCTGTCAAAGATCATGCTAGGAAACAAGAATTTAAACGGGCAGAG GAAAGGATGACATTAAAGCACAAGAATACATCACAATGGGCAAAGCGAATCATCAAGCGTGGATTGTCTGTTCAAGATGAAGGCACCCGAGCTGCTATTGCAGCACAGCTCCAACAAAATACTCTTCTGACTAGAAAAATGAATTCCATGAAAGATGATTCTAGTAGTGAAGAAAgttcagatgatgatgaagatgagagtGACTCAGAAGCAAAAATCTTAAACAGAGGGAAAGAAAAGATTCTTAAAGCTCTTGAAGAAGACAATGAGATACCGAATTCTGCAGTTTTTTCGTTGCCTTTCATG GAGCGTGCTATGAAAAAACGTGAGGAAGCAACTTATGAGGAAGCACGACAGGCTCTTGAAGAATACGATGATTCCTTGAAGAAGTTGGAGGAGAATAACACTGAACAGAATGAAGACTCAATTAAGGTGTCAGGTAAAAGAACATTTGGGCCTGTCAAAAATACACACGAAGAGTTCAAGAAGAGGAGAAAATTACATGATACTGAAAACAGCAGTGATAGCGAGTATGATTCTGAGCCTGCCCAACATTTGAGCAATAATGAAGTAACTATGAAACATGATGATATCCAATTGGGGAATGCACTACTGGATGATGAACCGCAGAATGATATATACAAA AGCTTTAATGATATAAAAAAAAATCCTGGTCCTAAGACAACTTTTGAAGTTGGAATGTTAGCTGGTGATTCATGGAAGAAG GTCAAAAGTAATAAAGGAAATGGCCAGAGCAATGGCAATGGCATTACCAATAAATCCAAATTACCAGTTCCTTCTATTGTAGACCCAAAGCCTAAG CAACAGGATCACAATTCTGATTCAGATTCCGAGGAAGAGATGGTTGAGGGCTTCTTGACTGTCTCTGACAGAAAGGAGAACTATGAACTTCCATCGCAAGCTGATCTCATACGTCAGGCTTTTGCTGGTGATGATGTTGAAGCTGAATTTGAGAAAGACAAAATGGATGTTTTAAATGAGGAGAATCCTGAACCTGAAAAGCCTGCTCTTGTTCCTGGCTGGGGCCAGTGGACAGACATCCAACAGAAAAAAGGACTTCCCTCATGGATGATAAAAGAACATGAAGTTGCTAAAAGAAATAGACAAGAAGCCTTGAAGAGGAGGAAGGACTCGAAGCTTAAGCACGTCATTATTTCTGAACATGTAGATAAGAAG GTTGAAAAGTATTCAGCAAGGAATTTGCCTTTCCCTTTCACGTCGAAAGATGCGTATGAGCAGAGCATCCGAATGCCTATTGGGCCTGATTTCAACCCAGTGATATCGGTTTCTGCTCTCAATCGACCTGCG ATTGTTAAGAAGCCCGGTGTTATCATCAAACCAATACAATATGAGGAGGTTAATCCCCATGAGAAGCCTGATGAACCAAAACGAGTCATTCAGAGAGCAACCCCAAACCAGAATGCAAAGAAAGCCTTTGCCAAACAAGGAAAGGGGGCAACTTCACAAAAGAGAAAGTGA